One segment of Pseudomonas pohangensis DNA contains the following:
- a CDS encoding KdsC family phosphatase, with the protein MHEQLLQRALDVKLAIFDVDGVLTDGKLYFLADGSEFKTFNTLDGHGIKMLIASGVCTAIISGRKTPVVERRAQNLGIQHLYQGREDKLVVLDELLAKLQLSYAQVAYLGDDLPDLPVMRRVGLGMAVASADRFVRDNAHGVTLARGGEGAAREFCELIMRAQGNLDHAQAAYL; encoded by the coding sequence ATGCACGAGCAACTGCTGCAACGCGCACTCGACGTGAAACTGGCGATTTTTGATGTGGATGGCGTACTGACCGATGGCAAATTGTATTTTCTTGCTGACGGCAGCGAGTTCAAGACCTTCAATACTCTGGACGGCCACGGCATAAAAATGCTCATCGCTTCCGGCGTCTGTACCGCAATCATCTCCGGACGGAAAACCCCGGTGGTCGAGCGCCGCGCACAGAACCTGGGTATCCAGCACCTGTACCAGGGCCGCGAAGACAAGCTGGTGGTACTGGATGAGCTGCTGGCCAAACTACAGCTGAGCTATGCGCAGGTCGCCTATCTGGGTGATGACCTGCCGGATCTGCCGGTCATGCGCCGGGTTGGTCTGGGCATGGCGGTTGCCAGCGCCGACCGCTTTGTCCGCGATAACGCCCATGGCGTAACCCTGGCGCGCGGCGGCGAAGGAGCAGCACGAGAATTTTGCGAGCTGATCATGCGCGCACAAGGTAATCTTGATCACGCGCAAGCCGCCTACCTGTAG
- the lptC gene encoding LPS export ABC transporter periplasmic protein LptC, with product MSNRFRQALIFLPIAALLIALGYWNVRPESFDEIQMDTTPDTSIDFFVDNPHTRQFKADGTLSYRITASKLEHVKATDITLLDLPDLLVYRADEPPWHVQSKRGEVAPSGEQVELIDDVRVQRTDAKNRKTLLTSSRMTVFPDKEYAETSQAVKIEAANGVTTANGMKAYLNEGRMLLLSNVRGQHEVR from the coding sequence ATGTCGAACCGCTTTCGCCAAGCCCTGATCTTCCTGCCCATCGCAGCATTGCTGATTGCGCTTGGCTACTGGAACGTGCGTCCGGAAAGTTTCGACGAAATACAAATGGATACCACCCCCGACACTTCCATCGACTTTTTCGTCGACAATCCGCACACTCGGCAATTCAAAGCTGACGGCACCCTGTCCTACCGGATAACCGCCAGCAAGCTTGAGCACGTCAAGGCAACCGACATCACCTTGCTGGATCTGCCTGATCTGCTCGTGTATCGCGCAGACGAGCCACCATGGCATGTGCAAAGCAAGCGGGGCGAAGTGGCGCCTTCAGGGGAACAGGTAGAGTTGATTGACGACGTCAGGGTGCAGCGCACCGATGCCAAAAATCGTAAAACCCTGCTGACCAGCAGCCGCATGACCGTATTTCCTGACAAAGAATATGCCGAGACCAGTCAGGCCGTTAAAATCGAAGCCGCCAATGGTGTGACCACGGCCAATGGCATGAAAGCGTATCTGAATGAAGGCAGGATGCTCCTGCTCTCCAATGTAAGAGGCCAGCATGAGGTTCGTTAA